The Thiorhodovibrio litoralis genome includes a window with the following:
- a CDS encoding aminotransferase class I/II-fold pyridoxal phosphate-dependent enzyme, whose product MTEATAAPASTSTSSSTPASTSTLTEPASLHRARALDTQLLELGDRQLYRHRRLADSPQAPLMEVDGRTLLTFCSNDYLGLAADARVIDAFQRAAGTFGVGSGASHLINGHSRYHHQLEEALADFLGRERALLFSTGYMANLGVISALTGQGEQILCDRLSHASLIDGARLSGARLHRYRHADPADLARLLAGGQGDKATAVIASDGVFSMDGDLAPVPELAQAARQAGAWLLIDDAHGFGVIGPEGRGTLAELEARAKARTERGDRGADATGISNPLQAEAGAEARAEPETACDLSEQQVPILVGTLGKAFGTFGAFVAGSEALIETLIQRARSYIYTTALPPAVAAASLKSLELMRAEPWRREHLTRLIRHFRQGAAALDLQLMPSTTPIQPLMAGAAARALDWSRRLEARGLLVPAIRPPTIPQGHARLRISFSASHRTEDVDRLLEGLASLPRTPAPNHEHPPS is encoded by the coding sequence ATGACAGAAGCAACCGCGGCGCCGGCATCGACATCGACATCGTCATCGACCCCGGCATCCACATCGACATTAACCGAGCCCGCGTCCCTGCATCGCGCGCGCGCACTCGACACGCAGCTGCTGGAGCTTGGCGATCGCCAGCTCTATCGCCACCGGCGGCTCGCCGACAGCCCACAAGCGCCCTTGATGGAGGTCGATGGCCGCACGCTGCTAACCTTCTGCAGCAATGATTACCTCGGCTTGGCCGCCGACGCGCGCGTCATCGACGCCTTTCAGCGCGCGGCCGGCACCTTCGGCGTCGGCAGCGGTGCCTCGCACCTGATCAACGGCCACAGCCGCTACCATCATCAGCTCGAGGAAGCCCTGGCGGACTTCCTCGGGCGCGAACGCGCACTGCTGTTCTCCACCGGCTACATGGCCAATCTCGGCGTCATCAGCGCCCTGACCGGACAGGGCGAGCAGATTCTGTGCGACCGACTCAGTCACGCCTCGCTGATCGACGGCGCCCGTCTCAGCGGCGCCCGTCTGCACCGCTATCGCCATGCCGACCCGGCCGATCTCGCGCGTCTACTCGCGGGCGGCCAGGGTGACAAAGCCACAGCAGTGATCGCCAGCGACGGCGTCTTCAGCATGGACGGTGACCTCGCTCCGGTGCCGGAGCTAGCCCAGGCAGCGCGGCAGGCCGGCGCCTGGCTGCTGATCGACGATGCCCACGGCTTCGGCGTGATCGGCCCCGAGGGGCGCGGTACCTTAGCTGAGCTTGAGGCGCGCGCCAAAGCGCGGACCGAGCGCGGCGACCGCGGCGCGGACGCCACCGGCATCTCCAACCCCCTGCAAGCCGAAGCCGGAGCCGAAGCCAGAGCGGAACCCGAAACCGCCTGCGATCTCAGCGAACAACAGGTGCCCATTCTGGTCGGCACCCTGGGCAAGGCTTTCGGCACCTTCGGCGCCTTTGTGGCCGGCAGCGAGGCGCTGATCGAGACGCTGATTCAACGCGCGCGCAGCTACATCTACACCACTGCCCTGCCGCCCGCCGTGGCCGCTGCCAGCCTGAAGTCATTGGAGCTGATGCGCGCCGAGCCCTGGCGCCGCGAGCATCTCACCCGCTTGATCCGCCATTTCCGCCAGGGTGCGGCCGCGCTCGACCTGCAACTGATGCCATCGACCACTCCCATTCAACCGCTGATGGCCGGCGCCGCGGCACGCGCGCTCGATTGGAGCCGACGGCTCGAAGCACGCGGCCTGCTGGTCCCGGCGATCCGCCCGCCCACGATTCCTCAGGGCCATGCCCGACTGCGCATCAGTTTTTCCGCCAGCCATCGGACCGAAGACGTCGATCGGCTGTTGGAGGGGCTAGCGAGTCTGCCGCGAACGCCGGCGCCAAACCATGAGCACCCACCCAGCTGA
- the bioB gene encoding biotin synthase BioB: MPLDIASRLRHDWTQQEAEALLSRPFNDLLFTAQQAHRQHFDPNRVQVSTLLSIKTGACPEDCGYCSQSAKHDTGLERERLLSIDEVTAAAREAKATGATRFCMGAAWRNPSDTHLEQVTAMITAVHDLGLETCVTLGMLTHSQAERLKAAGLDYYNHNLDTSPEFYGQVISTRTYQERLDTLEHIRSVGLKTCSGGILGMGESRGDRAGLLIQLANLPAHPESVPINLLVKVEGTPLADAPELDPIEFVRTVATARIMMPASYVRLSAGRATMSDELQALCYLAGANSIFYGERLLTADNAGANRDLALFERLGLAFEAMPHEGRDEPGGCFK, translated from the coding sequence ATGCCCTTGGATATCGCCTCTCGCTTGCGCCACGACTGGACTCAGCAGGAAGCCGAAGCTCTGCTCAGCCGCCCCTTCAATGACCTGCTGTTCACCGCCCAGCAGGCGCATCGCCAGCATTTCGACCCCAATCGGGTGCAGGTCAGCACCCTGCTCAGCATCAAAACGGGTGCTTGCCCGGAGGACTGCGGCTATTGCTCGCAAAGCGCCAAGCACGACACCGGTCTGGAGCGCGAGCGGCTATTGTCGATCGATGAGGTCACAGCCGCCGCCCGCGAGGCCAAAGCCACCGGCGCCACCCGCTTTTGCATGGGCGCGGCCTGGCGCAACCCGAGCGACACCCACCTCGAGCAAGTCACCGCCATGATCACGGCGGTGCATGATCTTGGGCTCGAAACCTGCGTCACCCTGGGGATGCTAACCCATTCCCAAGCCGAACGTCTGAAAGCCGCCGGGCTCGATTACTACAACCATAACCTGGACACCTCCCCAGAATTCTACGGCCAAGTCATCAGCACCCGCACCTATCAGGAGCGGCTCGACACCCTGGAGCATATACGCTCTGTCGGGCTCAAGACTTGCAGCGGCGGCATTCTCGGCATGGGGGAGTCGCGCGGCGATCGCGCGGGGCTGCTCATTCAGCTGGCCAACCTGCCAGCGCACCCCGAGTCGGTGCCGATCAACCTGCTGGTGAAAGTCGAGGGCACGCCGCTTGCAGATGCCCCCGAGCTGGACCCGATCGAATTTGTCCGCACCGTCGCCACTGCGCGCATTATGATGCCGGCCTCCTATGTGCGACTGTCCGCCGGGCGCGCGACCATGAGCGACGAGCTACAGGCTCTTTGCTATCTTGCCGGTGCCAACTCCATTTTCTATGGCGAGCGCCTTCTGACTGCAGACAATGCCGGCGCTAACCGCGATCTCGCGCTGTTCGAGCGGCTGGGGCTTGCGTTCGAGGCCATGCCCCACGAGGGTCGCGACGAGCCCGGCGGCTGCTTCAAATGA
- a CDS encoding ComF family protein, giving the protein MIADFKFRQRLHLGRLFGQLLAEAAVWQSGPSLPELLIPVPLHSKRLRERGYNQSLEVARVIGRELKIPVDSRVVERAWATPPQLSLAREERLANVRDAFRVPRPLQARHVAIIDDVVTTGATAGELAGVLHQAGAERVDVWAIARTP; this is encoded by the coding sequence ATGATTGCCGACTTCAAATTCCGTCAGCGGCTGCATCTTGGCCGCTTGTTCGGTCAGCTGCTGGCTGAAGCTGCCGTCTGGCAGTCGGGTCCATCGTTGCCGGAATTGCTGATTCCCGTGCCGCTGCACAGCAAGCGGCTGCGCGAACGCGGTTACAACCAGTCCCTTGAAGTGGCGCGCGTCATCGGGCGTGAATTGAAAATTCCGGTCGATTCCCGCGTGGTTGAGCGGGCTTGGGCGACGCCACCACAGCTGTCCCTGGCGCGAGAGGAGCGTCTGGCTAATGTGCGCGACGCCTTTCGTGTGCCGCGGCCGTTGCAGGCTCGGCACGTCGCGATCATCGACGATGTGGTCACCACCGGCGCCACGGCTGGCGAGCTTGCTGGCGTGCTGCATCAGGCCGGCGCCGAGCGGGTCGATGTCTGGGCGATTGCGCGCACGCCCTGA
- a CDS encoding RNA recognition motif domain-containing protein has translation MNIYVGNLAYGVTEDELREAFAAYGEVESANLISDKFTGQSKGFGFVEMPNNSEADAAIKALNETPLKGRPIRVNQAKPRAERAPRGGGGGQRW, from the coding sequence ATGAATATCTACGTTGGCAACCTCGCCTATGGCGTAACTGAGGACGAACTGCGCGAAGCATTTGCCGCCTATGGCGAAGTCGAAAGCGCAAATTTAATCTCCGACAAGTTCACAGGCCAGTCGAAAGGCTTCGGCTTTGTTGAGATGCCGAACAATTCAGAGGCAGACGCGGCGATCAAAGCGCTGAATGAAACCCCGCTGAAAGGCCGTCCGATTCGGGTTAATCAGGCCAAGCCGCGGGCAGAGCGTGCGCCGCGCGGCGGTGGCGGCGGTCAGCGCTGGTAA
- the pyk gene encoding pyruvate kinase, whose product MQFRSHKTKIVATIGPASDHPEVLRQMIDAGLNIARLNFSHGDPASHAERIARIREAGQQAGQRVVIMGDLPGPKMRIGDLAEEPVELVRDNLFTLTTEDILGDGERASVTFKGLPAAVKPGDRLFLNDGFILLKVVDVSPTEVVCNVRAGGELRSRKGLNLPGIDLGISAFTEEDHDWLRFAAEQQVDAVSQSFVASADDIQAVRGAAAALDYHPFIIAKIERADALEDLEAILDVSDGIMVARGDLGVEIPIESIAVAQRRITEQANLCGKPVITATQMLESMVLFRRPTRAEATDVANAILGGTDCVMLSAESAMGRFPIESVAMLAAIATATEPERDSRTLAQALGAYGTGGSLRAVDLIARSVYHTVERSAPHAIIVPTRSGNTARSIARFRLREWIVAFSPLPTTCQALEFSYGVQPIDVREDRAEWGEFVRAWLRDIGLRDGLVLLTQGPSDEYPCGNHRLELIELDRDNANACQ is encoded by the coding sequence ATGCAGTTTCGCTCGCATAAGACAAAAATCGTCGCCACCATCGGCCCGGCTTCCGATCATCCGGAAGTACTGCGGCAGATGATCGATGCCGGCTTGAACATTGCCCGGCTCAATTTCTCTCACGGTGACCCAGCCTCCCATGCCGAGCGCATCGCTCGTATCCGCGAGGCTGGGCAACAGGCGGGCCAGCGTGTTGTCATCATGGGCGACCTGCCTGGTCCCAAGATGCGCATCGGCGACCTGGCCGAGGAACCGGTCGAGTTGGTGCGGGATAATCTTTTCACTCTCACCACCGAGGACATCCTCGGCGACGGCGAGCGCGCGAGCGTCACCTTCAAAGGGTTGCCGGCGGCGGTCAAGCCGGGTGATCGGCTGTTTTTGAACGACGGCTTCATTCTGCTCAAGGTGGTGGATGTCAGCCCCACCGAGGTGGTCTGCAACGTCCGCGCCGGGGGCGAGCTGCGCTCGCGCAAGGGGCTCAATCTGCCGGGTATCGACCTTGGCATCAGCGCCTTCACCGAGGAGGACCATGACTGGCTGCGCTTTGCCGCGGAGCAGCAGGTGGATGCTGTCAGCCAGTCATTTGTTGCCAGCGCCGACGACATCCAGGCGGTGCGCGGGGCCGCGGCAGCACTCGATTACCATCCCTTTATCATCGCCAAGATTGAGCGCGCCGACGCCCTTGAGGACCTTGAGGCGATTCTTGATGTCAGCGACGGCATCATGGTGGCGCGCGGCGATCTTGGCGTGGAAATCCCCATTGAGAGTATTGCTGTTGCCCAGAGGCGCATCACCGAGCAGGCCAATCTTTGCGGCAAGCCGGTCATCACCGCCACGCAGATGCTTGAATCCATGGTGCTATTCCGGCGTCCAACGCGGGCCGAGGCCACTGATGTGGCCAATGCCATTCTCGGCGGCACCGACTGTGTGATGCTTTCGGCTGAATCCGCCATGGGCCGGTTTCCAATCGAATCGGTCGCCATGCTGGCCGCTATTGCCACCGCCACCGAGCCCGAGCGCGACAGCCGAACACTTGCCCAAGCACTGGGCGCCTATGGCACCGGCGGCAGCCTGCGCGCGGTCGATCTGATCGCCCGCAGCGTTTATCACACCGTCGAGCGCAGCGCGCCTCATGCCATCATCGTCCCGACGCGCAGCGGCAACACGGCGCGCAGCATTGCCCGCTTCCGTCTGCGTGAGTGGATCGTCGCCTTCAGTCCGCTGCCGACAACCTGTCAGGCGCTTGAGTTCTCCTACGGCGTCCAGCCGATTGATGTGCGCGAGGACCGCGCCGAATGGGGCGAATTCGTCCGTGCCTGGCTGCGCGACATCGGCCTGCGCGACGGCCTGGTGCTGCTGACCCAAGGCCCTTCGGACGAGTATCCCTGCGGCAACCACCGCTTGGAGCTGATCGAGCTCGACCGGGATAACGCCAATGCTTGTCAATGA
- a CDS encoding alpha/beta fold hydrolase codes for MLVNEEVRRCCTSDGRALAWREFGRGDGRPVFYCHGFPSSGREAALLDAPARALGLRLIAPDRPGYGSSDDQPGRALADWPADLVCLADHLGLDRFALIGLSGGGPYAVACAWRMTERLTTCTLICPLGPVYLSEVLAAMNPPARASLALARRWPWLARQVFGGPTPWVLARWPGLVERVRTLNLPPRDHVALAEGDNQAILNSTISDAMANGARGARRDLHLYTHDWQIPFDAIQAPITIWHGDADATVPHARPLVS; via the coding sequence ATGCTTGTCAATGAAGAAGTGCGCAGGTGTTGCACGTCCGACGGGCGCGCGCTCGCCTGGCGCGAATTCGGCCGCGGCGACGGCCGCCCGGTGTTCTATTGTCACGGATTCCCGAGCTCGGGGCGCGAAGCTGCGCTCCTGGACGCACCGGCGCGCGCACTCGGCCTGCGGCTGATCGCGCCGGACCGCCCTGGCTATGGCAGCTCGGACGACCAGCCCGGGCGCGCACTGGCTGATTGGCCGGCCGACCTTGTCTGCCTGGCCGACCATCTGGGTCTCGATCGCTTCGCCCTGATTGGCCTCTCGGGTGGCGGCCCCTATGCCGTCGCCTGCGCCTGGCGCATGACCGAGCGGCTCACCACCTGCACCTTGATCTGCCCACTCGGCCCCGTCTATCTGTCCGAGGTACTCGCGGCCATGAATCCGCCGGCCCGCGCCAGCCTTGCGCTGGCTAGGCGCTGGCCCTGGCTGGCGCGGCAGGTTTTCGGTGGACCAACCCCCTGGGTGCTGGCGCGCTGGCCCGGGCTGGTCGAGCGGGTGCGCACCTTGAACCTCCCGCCGCGCGACCATGTTGCCCTGGCCGAAGGCGATAACCAGGCGATCTTGAACAGCACCATTTCCGACGCCATGGCCAATGGCGCGCGCGGCGCCCGTCGCGACCTGCACCTCTACACCCACGACTGGCAGATTCCCTTCGATGCCATCCAAGCGCCCATCACCATCTGGCATGGAGATGCAGATGCCACGGTACCTCACGCACGCCCGCTGGTATCGTGA
- the dapB gene encoding 4-hydroxy-tetrahydrodipicolinate reductase translates to MPDIRVAVAGAGGRMGRTLVQAVHETQGLRVGAATELAGSGLVGVDAGEIAGVGKLEVPIRPDLDEVLADFDVLIDFTSPKATMHHAELCRDAGCRMVVGTTGLTPDQRELISEASIDIAMVVAPNMSIGVNLSLKLLELAARVMGEDADIEIIEAHHRHKVDAPSGTALRMGEVIAAVLGRDLEEVAVYGREGHTGPRDHQTIGFETIRAGDVVGEHSVWFATEGERIEIVHKASSRMTFARGAARAALWIAERERGLFDMQDVLGLSQRTSD, encoded by the coding sequence ATGCCAGACATTCGCGTGGCCGTTGCCGGAGCAGGCGGTCGCATGGGACGCACCCTGGTCCAGGCGGTGCATGAAACCCAAGGCCTGCGCGTCGGCGCGGCTACGGAATTGGCCGGAAGCGGCCTGGTCGGCGTGGATGCGGGAGAAATCGCTGGCGTCGGTAAGCTTGAGGTCCCAATCCGCCCCGACCTCGACGAAGTGCTGGCCGACTTCGACGTCCTGATCGACTTCACCTCGCCCAAGGCCACCATGCACCATGCCGAGTTGTGCCGCGATGCCGGCTGCCGCATGGTCGTCGGTACCACCGGACTGACCCCCGACCAGCGCGAGCTGATCAGCGAGGCCAGCATCGACATCGCCATGGTGGTGGCACCCAACATGAGCATCGGCGTCAATCTGTCGCTCAAGCTGCTCGAGCTGGCCGCGCGGGTCATGGGAGAGGACGCCGATATCGAAATCATCGAGGCCCACCATCGCCACAAGGTCGATGCCCCTTCCGGCACCGCCTTGCGCATGGGCGAGGTCATTGCCGCCGTGCTCGGGCGCGATCTCGAGGAAGTCGCCGTCTACGGCCGCGAGGGACATACCGGCCCACGTGACCATCAGACCATCGGCTTTGAGACTATCCGCGCGGGCGATGTCGTCGGCGAGCACAGCGTCTGGTTCGCCACTGAAGGCGAGCGCATTGAGATCGTCCACAAAGCCAGCAGTCGCATGACCTTCGCCCGCGGCGCGGCGCGCGCGGCCTTATGGATCGCCGAGCGCGAGCGCGGTCTGTTTGACATGCAGGATGTGCTCGGCCTGAGCCAGCGCACCTCTGACTGA